The genomic stretch CCTCCTGCCTCACCAGAATGATCGCGCTTATGTTCACGAGCGTCATGGTGCTGAGGATCGTGACATTGGTGAGTTCTACGATGAAGGAGAGATTCCCGATCAGAATGAGGAGGAGCACAAGTCCGGCCCCGAGCAGGACGGAGTTGATCGGCTGGCCGTTCCGGATCCGGGCAAATCTTCCCGGGATCTGTTTTTCGCTCGCCATTTCCAGGATTATTCTCGAGGCTCCGATGATGTTGGCATTCGCGGACGAGAGCGTCGAGAAAAGTGCCCCCAGTGCAATGATAATCCCGCCGACGGATCCGAAGAGGACAACCGATGCATCGAAGACACTCTCGCTCCCGTACGAGGGAAGCTGTGCCGCGAGCAGTGCAACGACGACTCCCGTATATATCAGCGCCACGATTCCGATGGATGCAAGAGTGGCAAGCGGCACGTTCTTCGAGGAACTCTTCACCTCTCCACCCATCATGGCCACGACCTGAAACCCGATATAGGCAAAAAAGACCATCGTCACCCCCTGCAGCATGCTGCCCATGCCTCCCGGAAGGAATGGCTTGAAATCGGATACCTGGATGTGGACGAGCCCGACCAGTATCAGAACAACCAGGATTGCCACTTTCGAGGCGACGAGGGCGACTTCGATCCTTCCTGCTTCCGCGATCCCCCGGAGGTTGAGAGCCGTGAGCAGCACGAGGGCAGCGATGGCGCCGTACCGCGGATCGAGGCTCGTCCCAATCAGTAAGTTTACGTAGATTCCGAATCCGAGGAGGACAAAGGCAGTAGCGATGGTGACGCTGATATACATCGCCCATCCCGCGAGAAAACCCGGATAGGACCCAAGGATGCGCCGGGCGTAGAGATATCCGCCCCCATCCTCGGGATAAATGCTGGCGAGCGTTGCGTAGGAGAGAGCCGAGAAGACAACGATGAGACCGCAGAGAAGGTAGGAGAAAACTGCCGAAGGGCCGGCGATACCCACGATGAGGCCGCTCAGCACAAAAACCCCGGCACCCACCATATTTCCTACCGCAAACGCGATAGCAGCATACATGCTCAACCCTTTTGTCCGCTGTGCTCCGTTCTGCATTGTGCTCCGAATCCGGCTGGTCACACAAATAGATTACTGACGGCAGCTCTCGCTGTGCCCGGGTATGCCCGGACGAAGGCGTGGGCCGTCGCAACGGGGATGGTGAAGACGGCTGGAGAGGGAGCCTGCCTGCTCCGGTTCAGCGGCTGCGCTTATTACCCCCGCCGCCATGTCCTGCAGCATCCGCGGCGGCAGCGTGGTGCGGACTGACCATGCCGACGTATCCTGCGTGAGCAAGTGATACGGCAGCGTTGATGATCCCGATGTGCGAGAACGACTGCGGGAAGTTGCCCATATGGGTTCCGGTCACCGGCTGGAGTTCTTCGGCGTAGAGGCCGAGCGAACTGGCGCGTGCAAGGAGGTGCCTGAATATCCGGTGCGCCTCATTCGTGCGCCCGGCACGTATCAGCGCGTTGACGAGCCAGGCCGTGCAGACGACAAAGGTCCCTTCCTTCCCGGCCACGCCTTCCGGAGCGTCGACGTAGCGATAGCAGAGGCCGTCGACGACGAGGTGTTTCAACGTGGCGTCTATCGTCGAGATCATCCGTGGGTCATCCCCCTCGATGAAATTGATGATCGAGAGGCGCAGGTTCGCGGCATCGAGTTGCTCGTCTTCGTAAGACTGTTTGAACGCGCCCAATGCGTCGCTCCATCCCTTATCGAGCACTTCCTCGTGGATCATGCCGCGTTCGCGGCGCCAGCCTGCAAGATCGCCCGGGAGCCGCATCTCTTCCGCGATCTCGATCCCGCAGTCGAGGGCGAACCACATCATGGCTTTACTGTAGACGAAATGCCGCACGCCGCCCCTGACCTCCCAGAGCCCGCTGTCCCGGTTGTGCCAGTGGCGGACCACCCAGTCGAGCATCTGCCGTATCGTCCCCCAGAGCGGCGTCGGATCGTACTTCCCGATCCGCCAGGCGAACTGAATGGCGCCCATGACTTCCCCGTAGACATCGAGCTGCTCCTGGACCGCCGCCCGGTTCCCTATCCTCACCGGCCGGGAGTCGCGGTACCCCCTGAAGTGGTCGAGCACCTCTTCGGCGGTTCTGCTCTCCGGAATGATGGGGTACAGGATCGAGATGCCCGTTCCCTTCAGTTTGACCGTGCGCACAAGCCAGTCGAAGAACGGCTGCTCGTTATCGAGGTAGCCAGCAAGGAGGAGCGCGTACAGGGTGAACGATGCGTCACGTATCCAGGTGAAACGGTAGTCCCAGTTCCGTTCGCCGCCGAAGGTCTCGGGGAGCGATGTCGTCGGCGCCGCAACGATGGCGCCCGACGGTTCGTAGGTCATCAACTTGAGGGCGAGAGCGCTGCGAATCACGATATCGCGATACGGCCCATCGTAGGTGCAGGCGCCGCTCCACTGCCGCCAGTAATCGGTCGTCACCTTCAGGGAGTCTGCAGGCGTAAGCTGCGGCAGGGTGGCGTCGTCCTCCGTTGCGAGCGTAAACGCCGCCGTCTCACCCGCGTGAAGCGTGACCCGGCAGGTCAACGCTTCGTTCGCATCGTCCACCTGCCATGCGGCCGGCCCGGTGAGCGTATACCCGCCGAACACCGCCTGATTCTCCTGGAGTGCAAACTCCGGGGGCGTGCGGGCGTAGTTCGGTCGGGGAAGGCAGTTGCTGACGATCCCGGCCTTCCCGCCGGTGCATTCTGCTATGCGTACGATTCTGCCGGGAGCCGGTAGCCGGCGGAGGCGGGCAACACTTGCGATGTCCATAAAGTCCCGGACGATCACGGTTCCCCCCTTGCACTCGAAGGTCGTCTCAAGGATGTTCGTCGCCTCCCGATACCGGCGCGAACTCTCGAACGGCTCCTCAGGCTGTATGCTCCAGTAGCCGCCGCGGTCCGGATCGAGAATCCGGGCAAAGAGCGACGGAGAATCGAACCGGTGGAAGCAGAGCCAGTCGATGGATCCGCTGCTGCTGACGAGCGCCACGGTATGCCCGTTCCCGATCACCCCGTAGTCCTCGATCGGCCGGTACTCGTCATGGGACTGCACGGGAGCCTGCGACTTGTTCTGCCGGATCCGATCGGGCATATCAACCACGTGGTCCCGGTGCGCCCTTCAGTTCGCGGGGGTGCCTGCCGGCCCTGAAATGCTCTTCGATCTCTTCGAGCGTGAGCCCTTTCGTCTCGGGCACCAGCCTGAGGACGAAGAACCATGCTAAGAGGCCCACGAGTGCGTAGAGCCAGAAGACGCCGGCCTGTTCCAGTATTCCGACCAGCGTCAGGAACGTCAGGGTGATGAGAAAGTTCGCGCCCCAGTTGGCGACGGTCGCAACGCTCATGGCCCGCCCTCGCACGTTGAGCGGGTAAATCTCGGCGATCAGCAGCCAGAACACCGGCCCGAGGCCGATCGCGAACGAAGCGACGTACGCCATCAGGCTGACCGCGGTGATCAGCCCGAGGAGACTCCCGCTCTGAACCGCTCCACTAAGAGCAAACCCGGCCCCGAGCACGGCAAGACTCACGACCATGCCGGCGATCCCCGCAAGGAGAAGAGGACGGCGTCCTGTCCGGTCGACAAGCACGACGGCAGCGACGGTGGCGAGGACGTTCACGGCGCCGACGCCTGCAGTCGCTGCGATCGAGGCACCGGCAGAGTGCAGTCCTGCAAACTGGAAGATCGTCGGAGCGTAGTAGATGACGGTGTTGATGCCGGTCAACTGCTGCAGGACGGCCAGGCCGAAGCCGACGAACAGGGGCATTCGGATTGACGGTGCCAGCAGGTCCGACCATCTCCCGGCTTTCTGCACACCGTTCGACTTCGTGATCTCCTCGAGTTCACCCGATATCTCCCCGGTTCCACGGACCTTACGGAGAACGGCGGTTGCCCGGTCTGTCTGCTGCCGGGACACGAGCCATCGGGGGCTGTCCGGGAGCAGGAACATTCCGACGAGGAGAACCGTGGCCGGCACCGCACCGAAGGCAAACATGGCACGCCAGTCGCTGCTTGCGGAGAAGAGGTAATCAACCCCATAGGAGATGAGGATCCCGATCGTGATGAAGAGCTGATTGAGCGACACCATGCCGCCGCGGAGTGCCGAAGGCGCAATCTCCGATATATACAGAGGAACGACGAACGATGCGATGCCGATGGCCATGCCGATCAGTACGCGGCCGGCGAGGAAGACGGGCAGGCCCGGTGCAACGACGACGACACCCGTGCCTGCAAGGAACACGACCGATGCGGCGATGATCGAGAGACGTCGCCCGATCCTGTCGGCGAGGAGACCGCCGGCGATCGCACCCAGGATTGCGCCGACGAGCACAGAACTGGTCGCGATCTCTTCCAGGGTCGGCGGGAGAGCGAACTCGCCGGTGATGAAGAGGATCGCTCCTGAGATGACTCCCGTGTCGTACCCGAAGAGGAACCCTCCGACGGCCGCCACCGCAACGGCGACATAGACAAATGTCGTGAGACCGGATCTCTTCGGCTCTCCACCTCGTGCACTCATAATACCTCATTCACCTTCGATTTTTTAAGCGAATTGTCACGGGTCCCTTCATAGTCCGGGAGACACCGCCATTGCATATTCCCGATCCAGTAGACCCGGAATGGAGGAACATCCTCTGAATGGAGTAAGGAGTGCCTATCGAGCATTTTCATATCCATTCAAATAATAATCGCACAGCCAGCAGTTTTTCATCAGGCTTCATTCACGCATACATAAAGGTAGTGGCACTACCATCATACCCTGCAGATCGTCCATCTAGAACAGCGGCGGTGGGGATTATAAGGCGGGCTGGAGATACGCACCCCGTTTACCTGGCCCACTTGATCTCACTCTGATCGATGAGTCTGCGGCCGCGAACATTCACCCGGTCCATGTTTGCGAGTTCCTCGTCGATAGCGTACAGCCAGACGAGTCCGGCCAGGGCCAGACGGGGTTGCATACCCGATCGACTGGGTGTCTCATAGACTGGAGTGTACACTGGTACCGATCTCCAGGCTATCCGGATACGGGGCCGATCTGAACGGAACAATCTCACGATGTAACAGGAGCGACTGTTGTGCAGGAGATAGACCGAGATAATCGGTTTGCCGGATTTCGGTCACCCTGCGGGATCCGACACCCCGGCCGTCACTCGTCTACACCAGATCTCTCCTGCCAGGGTGTACAGGACGCTTCCTGGCCAGTGCAGATTGCGCCTGCCTTCCGGTACGATTACGGGGAATCGTGTTTCACCAACGGAATCCAATCCTCCCCAGCACCGAGACTTTGACGGTGTCGTTCACCGGCAGCGCAAAAATACCGGCGAATAGGACGACGAGGAGGGTTATACGAGGGGAGACCGGGGCGATCCCGGGAACCCCGACGATCGTTATCATCGCAATGACAACCATATCGATAACGATAGCTCAAAGAAGGGGTTTGCCGGGCATCGAACGCCAGAACCGACCCCGCTCCCTCACAACGAAGAACGTGAACATCCCCGAGTGGAATATACGGAGAGCGCCCGGAGCATCGCCGAAGAGAGGCACGCGTTTCTGTTTGCGTTTCTTGACGCCCTGAACGGCGAGATATGCACCCAAAACCCGCAGGACCCAATACTTCGCTAGTTTTGGCACCCGGTATCGAGCGATGGGGTCCCGTGGATGCCTTAACACGGGTTGGCTGCACCCGGACACCAAACTTCACGTGAAATGACCGGTGTAGATAATGATACAGTCTCACATGAAGTGCGACGGGCCGGCACGGCCCTCCTTCACGCATCCGAACAGAACCGCAGCCCCACGATCCCCGCTACGATCAGGAAGATGCAGAGGAGGCGGATGACGCTCCTGGACTCGCCGAAGAACACGATCCCGGCGATGACCGTTCCTACCGCCCCGATACCCGTCCAGACAGCATACGCCGTCCCGATAGGGAGGGTGGTGAGCGACCGCGAGAGGAGGTAAAAACTCCCGACCATCAGGATGATGGTCGCCACCGACGGCCCAACCTTCGTGAACCCTTCGGTATACTTGAGGCCAAGCGCCCAGCCGGTCTCCAGGAGCCCGGCAAAGAACAGAGTGATCCAGGCGGTATTCTGCATGATTCCTCTTTTATTTGGTCCGGAAAATGATATACCTTCTCCACCCGGAAGATCATGCGAGTCATCTGCTTCCGTCACGTTTAACAGGGATGAGTGCCCTCCCGGAGATCCAGAGGAGGTATGGAGTGTGGTGAAGATAACCATCGACAGGCCGGGATGCATCAGCTGCGAGTCGTGCTGGACGCTCTGTCCGGACGTCTTCGAACAGGATTCAAACGACGACCTGAGTTCGGTCACGGAACAGTACCGGGTCGACGGCAACCCCGCGGAGGGGGAGGTGCCCGACGACCTCACCGACTGCGCCCAGGAAGCCGCCGATTCGTGTCCGGTTACGATCATCTTCGTCGAAGAATGAGGCTATCCGGCCGGCGGCGCAACTACCGGCGCCGAACAATTGTTATTCCCATGGTCGGACAAGAACTATAACCTTCGAGAGCTATGGGGGGGTTGCCTGGGAGAGGAATCAACCAGAAGGTGCCTCACCATGAGGCAACAGTTCACAGGCCCAGGCGGTTAAGGCCTGAGAACACCAAAAATGCTGCACCCATGGACCGAAAAGCACCCCGGACACGATCCCGCCTCCCGGGCACACCGATTCTTCAGACTCACCAGCGTGGTTCTGCCACATCAGCGAGCGCTCCCGCGTCGTCGTTCCCTCCACGGCGATTGTCCCACGGTGCACTGCAACGTGATACTTCCGTATTTCGATTGCGTCGTTGCTGACGGGGGGAGACAGCAGTGTGATCTCTAACGGAAGGATCTCTCCTGAACAAAAAAGAGGGTTGTATCAGAGCGCAGGTTTGCTCTTCAGCGCCTCGACGAGGAGCCGGACCCCCGCCTCGATATCGGCGGTATCGACCACCTCGACCGGGGAGTGGATATAGCGAGCCGGGATCGAGAACGGGATGCTCGGGATACCGCCCCGCTCCAGGTGGATGATCGTCGCGTCGGTGTTGCCGCCGGTGCCGACCTCGAGCTGGCAGGGGATGTCGTTCTTCTCCGCGGTCTCGCGGAGCCACGCGGTCATCCTCGGATCGGCCATCAGCCCGCGCCCGCTCGCGCTGACGAGAACCAGGACCGGCCCTTTGCCCATCTCGACGCTCGCATCCTTCTTCTCGATCCCGGGATGGTCGCCGGGGATGGTGACGTCGGTCGCGATCGCGCAGTCGGGGTTTAACGAGTAGGCGCTCACCTTCGCGCCTTTCAGCCCCAGCTCCTCCTGGACGGTAAAGACAGCGTAGATCGTGTGGGGCGACTTCGCCTGCTGCAGCGCCCGGATGAGCATCGCGACGCCGACCCGGTTATCGAGCGCTTTACCCGTGACGCGGGTGCCGGCAAGTTCGGTGTACTCGCGGTCGATGGTGATCGGGGTGCCGATCTCGATCCCGAGACCCTTCACCTCCTCCTCGCTCGTTGCGCCCACGTCGACGAACATATTCTCGATCTTGATCTCCTTCTTGCGCTCCTCCTCTTTCATGACGTGCGGGGGTTTTGCGCCGAGGACGCCCATGACCGGCCCCTTCTTCCCGTGCAGGATCACCCGCTGGCAGTAGAGCACCGGCCCGAACCATCCCCCGATGGGGACGACCCGGATGAACCCTTTCTCATCGATGTACTGCACCATCAGGCCGATCTCGTCCATGTGGGCGGCGAGCATGACGGAGAAGTCGTCGCCGCGCTTCACGGCAATCAGGTTCCCCATCGTGTCCTCGCGGAGCTCGTCGACGACACCTGCAAGTTCCGCCCTGACGATATCCCTGATGTTTCCTTCACTGCTGCTGACGCCGTGGGCGTCGGATAACTTCCTGAGTAACTCTTTCACCATTCTTCTCTCACCCCATCAGTTCCCCGAGACGCCCGACCGCGCGGGAGAGGTTCTCCCGGGAGGTCGCGTAGCTGAAGCGCGCGTACTCGGGTGCCCTCGAACCGAATGCCTCGCCCGGCACAATGATGACGCCAGCATCGATGGCCTTCTCGATAAGGTTTCGCCCCATCGGGACGAACATGTAGAACGCACCTTCCGGCCGGGGGAAATCGAACCCGAGACCGGTCAGCCCGTCGTAGAGGAGGTCGCGTCGGGCGCGGTACTCATTGCGCATCCGCACGACCGGCTCCTGGTCGCCGGTGTATGCGGCGAGCGCGGCATACTGCGAGATCGAGGTCGCGCACGCCTGGGCGTACTGGTGCACCTTGAGGAACTCCGGGATGTAATCCTCGGGTGCTGCAAGGTAGCCGACCCGCCACCCGGTCATGGCGTAGGTCTTGCTCGCGGCGTTGACGGTGATGACGTCGTCGCCGAACCGGGCCGCGCTGAAGTGTTCTTTCTCGTAGACGAAGTGCTCGTAGACCTCGTCGGAGACGACGGTGACCTTACGATCGTTTGCATACTCCACGAGGGCGCGGATCGACTCCTCGCTCTCGACCGCGCCCGTCGGGTTTGCGGGAGAGTTCAGGACGAAGATCCGTGCACCGTCCATCTGCTCCTTCGCCCGTTCAACGTCAATGTGCAGGGTCGCGTCGAGCCCGACGCCCTCGGGCTTTCCGCCGGCAATGGTCGCAAGGGCGGCATAGGAGACGAACCCCGGGTCGGTGAAGAGGACGCGGTCGCCCGGGTCGACGAGCGCCTCCATCACGAGGTGGAGCGCCTCGCTTCCTCCCGCCGTGACCAGGATCTGCTCCGGCCGGCAGGCGAGGCTGTTCTCGCGCGCGAGTTTCTCGCAGATAGCCTCCCGGAGTTCAATGATCCCGGCATTCGGGGTGTAGCCGGTTCTCCCCTCCCTGATGGCGCTGATCGCGGCCATCTTGATGTGATCGGGCGTATCGAAGTCCGGCTGTCCGATGCCGAGGTTGATCGCGTCCGGGCCTCCGGCTTCGAAGAGTTTGCGGATCCCCGACATCTCCACGCTTTTGACCCGGTCGGCATACCTGTGTTCGTTCATGATTACCTCACTCGATGTTCGCGTGGCGGCACTGGAGGTCTTCGGGCCGGCACTGGGTGATCTCCATCAGCCGCGATATGATCGCGTCCGCAAAGACCATGGCGGTCGTCTCGAAGATGGTGCCGAGCGGCGCGAACGACTTGTGCTCGCCCATCATCTGCCGGATCTCGAACTCCGCAGACTCGTCGGCCACCTTGTCCCGCTGACTCTCGATGATGACGATGCAGTCGGCGATACGCCCGATCCGCGAGTCTTTCTTTGACGTGATGAGGCAGATCCTCCCGCCGATCTCCTTTGCGGTCTCCGAGATATCCGCAACCGTCTTGGTCGCGCCGGATCCGGAGAAGACGATAATGACGTCTCCCGGCTTCATGGCCGGGGTCACGGTCTCCCCGACGACGAATGCGGAGAGCCCGAGGTGCATCAGGCGCATGGCAAACGATTTCGCTACAAGCCCGGAGCGCCCGGCGCCCATGGTGTAGATGCGGTTTGCGTTCAGGATCTCGGCGAGAAGCATATCGATCTCGTCGTCGGACATCACGTCCGCTATCGTCCTGATCTTGGTCGCCATCAACCGCATCATGTTCTTAACCGGGTGATTTGTCATCGTAATTCCGTTATTAAGTTTCACCAGATCATACATTAGAATATCCCAGACGCCCCGTGACGGGGGCGGCCGCCCTCTTCCCCCCGGGTTCGCCGGGACACGGCACAGGAGGGGACGGTAATTGCCGAAAATGGGGACAGCAACCATTATCCCGCAGAGAGGGGGTCGCGGGTTTCGTCCGGCCGCCCGGCGGATCGGATATCGGTTAAATCGGGCAATAAATCCAATACCGACGCAATAAACCCGCAATATATCATCCATCCACCACGGCAGATCGCTTCTGGAGATGCAAAAGGCTATTGTGGATGATTGCAAAATACATACAAAATTCGGCACGACGCTCCGGCCGCAACAGGAGGATTACAGCTGTCAGA from Methanoculleus chikugoensis encodes the following:
- a CDS encoding APC family permease, encoding MQNGAQRTKGLSMYAAIAFAVGNMVGAGVFVLSGLIVGIAGPSAVFSYLLCGLIVVFSALSYATLASIYPEDGGGYLYARRILGSYPGFLAGWAMYISVTIATAFVLLGFGIYVNLLIGTSLDPRYGAIAALVLLTALNLRGIAEAGRIEVALVASKVAILVVLILVGLVHIQVSDFKPFLPGGMGSMLQGVTMVFFAYIGFQVVAMMGGEVKSSSKNVPLATLASIGIVALIYTGVVVALLAAQLPSYGSESVFDASVVLFGSVGGIIIALGALFSTLSSANANIIGASRIILEMASEKQIPGRFARIRNGQPINSVLLGAGLVLLLILIGNLSFIVELTNVTILSTMTLVNISAIILVRQEALLPPNKSYFVVPFGILFPLLGTASCMAMLLTLAPPIVLLGLCALLIGSILFILEDTPEGERIVREIRLLLRRPVEEVSEDPGRLRVETP
- a CDS encoding glycoside hydrolase family 15 protein, encoding MPDRIRQNKSQAPVQSHDEYRPIEDYGVIGNGHTVALVSSSGSIDWLCFHRFDSPSLFARILDPDRGGYWSIQPEEPFESSRRYREATNILETTFECKGGTVIVRDFMDIASVARLRRLPAPGRIVRIAECTGGKAGIVSNCLPRPNYARTPPEFALQENQAVFGGYTLTGPAAWQVDDANEALTCRVTLHAGETAAFTLATEDDATLPQLTPADSLKVTTDYWRQWSGACTYDGPYRDIVIRSALALKLMTYEPSGAIVAAPTTSLPETFGGERNWDYRFTWIRDASFTLYALLLAGYLDNEQPFFDWLVRTVKLKGTGISILYPIIPESRTAEEVLDHFRGYRDSRPVRIGNRAAVQEQLDVYGEVMGAIQFAWRIGKYDPTPLWGTIRQMLDWVVRHWHNRDSGLWEVRGGVRHFVYSKAMMWFALDCGIEIAEEMRLPGDLAGWRRERGMIHEEVLDKGWSDALGAFKQSYEDEQLDAANLRLSIINFIEGDDPRMISTIDATLKHLVVDGLCYRYVDAPEGVAGKEGTFVVCTAWLVNALIRAGRTNEAHRIFRHLLARASSLGLYAEELQPVTGTHMGNFPQSFSHIGIINAAVSLAHAGYVGMVSPHHAAAADAAGHGGGGNKRSR
- a CDS encoding sugar porter family MFS transporter; protein product: MSARGGEPKRSGLTTFVYVAVAVAAVGGFLFGYDTGVISGAILFITGEFALPPTLEEIATSSVLVGAILGAIAGGLLADRIGRRLSIIAASVVFLAGTGVVVVAPGLPVFLAGRVLIGMAIGIASFVVPLYISEIAPSALRGGMVSLNQLFITIGILISYGVDYLFSASSDWRAMFAFGAVPATVLLVGMFLLPDSPRWLVSRQQTDRATAVLRKVRGTGEISGELEEITKSNGVQKAGRWSDLLAPSIRMPLFVGFGLAVLQQLTGINTVIYYAPTIFQFAGLHSAGASIAATAGVGAVNVLATVAAVVLVDRTGRRPLLLAGIAGMVVSLAVLGAGFALSGAVQSGSLLGLITAVSLMAYVASFAIGLGPVFWLLIAEIYPLNVRGRAMSVATVANWGANFLITLTFLTLVGILEQAGVFWLYALVGLLAWFFVLRLVPETKGLTLEEIEEHFRAGRHPRELKGAPGPRG
- a CDS encoding DMT family transporter, with the protein product MQNTAWITLFFAGLLETGWALGLKYTEGFTKVGPSVATIILMVGSFYLLSRSLTTLPIGTAYAVWTGIGAVGTVIAGIVFFGESRSVIRLLCIFLIVAGIVGLRFCSDA
- a CDS encoding ferredoxin, whose product is MKITIDRPGCISCESCWTLCPDVFEQDSNDDLSSVTEQYRVDGNPAEGEVPDDLTDCAQEAADSCPVTIIFVEE
- a CDS encoding M42 family metallopeptidase, whose translation is MVKELLRKLSDAHGVSSSEGNIRDIVRAELAGVVDELREDTMGNLIAVKRGDDFSVMLAAHMDEIGLMVQYIDEKGFIRVVPIGGWFGPVLYCQRVILHGKKGPVMGVLGAKPPHVMKEEERKKEIKIENMFVDVGATSEEEVKGLGIEIGTPITIDREYTELAGTRVTGKALDNRVGVAMLIRALQQAKSPHTIYAVFTVQEELGLKGAKVSAYSLNPDCAIATDVTIPGDHPGIEKKDASVEMGKGPVLVLVSASGRGLMADPRMTAWLRETAEKNDIPCQLEVGTGGNTDATIIHLERGGIPSIPFSIPARYIHSPVEVVDTADIEAGVRLLVEALKSKPAL
- a CDS encoding pyridoxal phosphate-dependent aminotransferase — encoded protein: MNEHRYADRVKSVEMSGIRKLFEAGGPDAINLGIGQPDFDTPDHIKMAAISAIREGRTGYTPNAGIIELREAICEKLARENSLACRPEQILVTAGGSEALHLVMEALVDPGDRVLFTDPGFVSYAALATIAGGKPEGVGLDATLHIDVERAKEQMDGARIFVLNSPANPTGAVESEESIRALVEYANDRKVTVVSDEVYEHFVYEKEHFSAARFGDDVITVNAASKTYAMTGWRVGYLAAPEDYIPEFLKVHQYAQACATSISQYAALAAYTGDQEPVVRMRNEYRARRDLLYDGLTGLGFDFPRPEGAFYMFVPMGRNLIEKAIDAGVIIVPGEAFGSRAPEYARFSYATSRENLSRAVGRLGELMG
- the hxlB gene encoding 6-phospho-3-hexuloisomerase, which codes for MTNHPVKNMMRLMATKIRTIADVMSDDEIDMLLAEILNANRIYTMGAGRSGLVAKSFAMRLMHLGLSAFVVGETVTPAMKPGDVIIVFSGSGATKTVADISETAKEIGGRICLITSKKDSRIGRIADCIVIIESQRDKVADESAEFEIRQMMGEHKSFAPLGTIFETTAMVFADAIISRLMEITQCRPEDLQCRHANIE